Proteins found in one Erythrobacter sp. 3-20A1M genomic segment:
- a CDS encoding beta-ketoacyl-ACP synthase III: MVSQSSSANADTHIRPVISATGLYTPTDVITNEELVESFNAFVERENAANAGAIEAGETEALQPSSVGFIEKASGIKARHVLDKEAILDPATMAPRYRERGNDELSLMAEIGVAACREALAMAGRDPEDVDAVLCAASNMQRPYPAMAIEIQQALGIDGFAFDMNVACSSATFGIQTAADYVRAGHARSVLVVSPEITSGHLNWRDRDSHFIFGDVATAVLVERAEMAPAEHWDILGTRLKTVFSNNIRNNFGFLNRAHPETVGAADKLFVQEGRKVFKEVVPMVAEMILSEAERLDINAAGLRRLWLHQANAGMNRLIAQRVLGHEASEDESPTVLDSYGNTSSAGSIIAFHRHRADLAHGDTGLVCSFGAGYSVGAVFLRKVGA; this comes from the coding sequence ATGGTCAGCCAATCTTCGTCCGCGAATGCGGACACGCACATTCGCCCGGTCATTTCCGCCACCGGCCTGTACACTCCGACCGATGTCATCACCAACGAGGAGCTCGTCGAAAGCTTCAACGCGTTCGTAGAGCGTGAAAACGCTGCGAACGCGGGCGCGATCGAAGCTGGCGAAACGGAGGCGCTGCAACCGAGCTCGGTCGGCTTCATCGAGAAGGCGAGCGGTATCAAGGCGCGGCATGTGCTGGACAAGGAAGCGATCCTCGATCCCGCGACCATGGCCCCGCGTTACCGCGAGCGCGGCAATGACGAATTGTCGCTGATGGCGGAGATCGGCGTGGCGGCCTGCCGCGAAGCGCTGGCGATGGCCGGTCGCGATCCCGAGGATGTCGATGCGGTGCTGTGCGCCGCCTCCAACATGCAGCGGCCCTATCCCGCGATGGCGATCGAGATCCAGCAGGCGCTGGGTATCGACGGGTTCGCCTTCGACATGAACGTCGCCTGCTCTTCGGCCACCTTCGGTATCCAGACCGCGGCGGATTATGTCCGCGCGGGCCATGCACGCAGCGTGCTGGTGGTCAGTCCCGAAATTACCAGCGGACATCTCAACTGGCGCGACCGGGACAGCCATTTCATCTTCGGCGATGTCGCGACCGCCGTGCTGGTCGAACGCGCGGAAATGGCCCCGGCGGAGCATTGGGACATTCTCGGCACCAGGCTGAAGACCGTGTTTTCAAACAATATCCGCAACAATTTCGGCTTCCTCAATCGCGCCCATCCCGAAACGGTGGGCGCGGCGGACAAGCTGTTCGTCCAGGAAGGGCGCAAGGTCTTCAAGGAAGTCGTGCCGATGGTCGCCGAGATGATCCTGTCGGAAGCGGAGCGACTGGATATCAACGCCGCCGGTTTGCGGCGGTTGTGGTTGCATCAGGCCAATGCCGGCATGAACCGGCTGATCGCGCAGCGCGTGCTGGGGCACGAGGCGAGCGAGGACGAGAGCCCAACCGTGCTCGACAGCTACGGTAATACCTCCAGTGCGGGCTCGATCATCGCCTTCCACCGGCATCGCGCCGATCTCGCCCACGGGGATACCGGCCTCGTCTGCAGCTTCGGCGCGGGCTATTCGGTAGGCGCGGTGTTTCTGCGCAAGGTCGGCGCCTGA
- a CDS encoding phosphatidylserine decarboxylase: MAGELLDNRGRGEAGWNWPAIHPEGRKFGLIVAGLALVAALFAWETIAWPLGFLSLGVLAFFRDPERVVPQGDKCIVAPADGLVSLISTVVPPAQLQGADQNGQEGLPPGEVIRVSIFMSVFDVHINRAPVGGTISRLAYIPGKFLNADLDKASEENERQHILVTRPDGVQIGFTQIAGLVARRIVPFVQTGDMVAAGQRVGLIRFGSRVDVYLPAGTAPKVILGQKVIAGETVLAEIGHAPEIEGLLQ; this comes from the coding sequence ATGGCAGGAGAATTGTTGGACAATCGGGGACGGGGCGAAGCGGGCTGGAACTGGCCCGCGATACATCCCGAAGGGCGTAAGTTCGGATTGATCGTCGCGGGTCTCGCGCTGGTCGCCGCGCTGTTCGCGTGGGAAACCATCGCTTGGCCGCTCGGCTTCCTGTCCCTCGGCGTGCTGGCCTTCTTCCGCGATCCGGAGCGGGTGGTGCCGCAGGGCGATAAATGCATCGTCGCGCCGGCCGATGGCTTGGTTTCGCTGATTAGCACTGTGGTTCCCCCGGCGCAGTTGCAAGGGGCTGACCAGAACGGGCAGGAGGGCTTGCCCCCCGGCGAGGTCATCCGCGTGTCGATTTTCATGAGCGTGTTCGATGTCCACATCAATCGCGCGCCGGTGGGCGGCACGATCAGCCGCCTCGCCTACATTCCCGGCAAGTTCCTCAACGCCGATCTGGACAAGGCGAGCGAGGAGAACGAGCGCCAGCATATCTTGGTCACGCGCCCGGATGGGGTGCAGATCGGCTTCACCCAGATTGCCGGGCTAGTGGCGCGCCGGATCGTGCCCTTCGTGCAGACGGGCGATATGGTCGCGGCGGGGCAACGGGTCGGCCTGATCCGCTTCGGCAGCCGCGTGGACGTGTACCTTCCGGCCGGTACCGCGCCGAAGGTGATCCTGGGTCAGAAGGTCATCGCCGGGGAGACGGTTCTCGCCGAAATCGGTCACGCTCCCGAAATAGAGGGGCTGTTGCAGTGA
- a CDS encoding phosphatidylcholine/phosphatidylserine synthase: MKVRGSRLGPKAAEDETSPEVVRGSGQGLSLRAVLPNAITAAAMCSGLTGIRFAISGDWRESVLAIILAGLLDGIDGRIARLLKAQSRFGAELDSLADSLSFGMAPAIVLYLWSLQALPRLGWIAALAFAIACALRLARFNAQIDMDEQPHKSAGFLTGVPAPVGAGLAFLPVYLWLATGWEEFRNAWLVGPWMALIAFLMISNIATLSWTSIRPRRNVRLELIFFAGLIFAALLIEPWWSLAAIAGGYLVLMPLGIVRYARIRRQRAEARQAARPLEADDPLQ; this comes from the coding sequence GTGAAGGTGCGGGGGTCGCGGCTTGGACCCAAGGCCGCTGAAGACGAAACGTCGCCCGAGGTGGTGCGCGGATCAGGGCAGGGCCTCTCGCTTCGCGCCGTTCTGCCCAACGCCATCACCGCGGCGGCGATGTGCTCCGGCCTGACCGGAATCCGCTTCGCGATCTCGGGCGACTGGCGCGAAAGCGTGCTCGCGATCATCCTCGCGGGGCTGCTCGACGGGATCGACGGGCGCATCGCACGCCTGCTGAAGGCGCAGAGCCGGTTCGGGGCCGAACTCGATAGTCTCGCCGACTCGCTATCGTTCGGCATGGCGCCGGCCATCGTGCTCTATCTGTGGTCGTTGCAGGCGCTGCCCCGGCTGGGATGGATCGCGGCGCTGGCATTCGCGATCGCCTGCGCGCTGCGCCTGGCGCGTTTCAACGCGCAGATCGACATGGACGAACAGCCGCACAAGAGTGCGGGCTTTCTTACCGGCGTTCCCGCCCCGGTGGGCGCGGGGCTGGCGTTTCTGCCGGTCTATCTCTGGCTTGCGACGGGGTGGGAAGAATTCCGCAACGCGTGGCTCGTCGGGCCGTGGATGGCGCTGATTGCGTTCCTAATGATTTCGAACATCGCCACGCTCAGCTGGACCTCGATCAGACCCCGTCGAAACGTCAGGCTGGAGCTCATTTTCTTCGCCGGTCTCATCTTCGCCGCGCTATTGATCGAGCCCTGGTGGTCGTTGGCGGCCATTGCCGGCGGCTACCTGGTGTTGATGCCGCTGGGAATCGTCCGGTATGCACGTATCAGGCGGCAGCGCGCGGAAGCACGGCAAGCGGCTCGCCCGCTCGAAGCCGACGATCCGCTGCAATAA
- the rpsB gene encoding 30S ribosomal protein S2 gives MAAPTVTMQQLIEAGAHFGHQTHRWNPRMKPYIFGNRNGVHIIDLSQTVPLMARALDFVDATARAGGKVLFVGTKRQAQEPIAEAARAAGQHFVNHRWLGGMLTNWKTISQSIKRLKTLEEQLSGDTHGLTKKEILQLTRERDKLDMSLGGIRDMGGIPDVMIVIDANKEDLAIKEANVLGIPVVGVLDSNVDPTGIAFPVPGNDDASRAVRLYCEAFGEAAKKNSGGGKNVGEMENPPAEAEAAA, from the coding sequence ATGGCGGCTCCTACCGTCACCATGCAGCAATTGATCGAGGCCGGCGCGCATTTCGGCCACCAGACCCACCGCTGGAACCCGCGGATGAAGCCTTACATCTTCGGCAACCGCAACGGCGTTCACATCATCGACCTGTCGCAGACCGTGCCCCTGATGGCGCGTGCGCTCGATTTCGTGGATGCGACCGCGCGGGCGGGCGGCAAGGTGCTGTTCGTCGGTACCAAGCGCCAGGCGCAGGAGCCGATCGCCGAGGCGGCACGTGCTGCCGGGCAGCACTTCGTCAACCACCGCTGGTTGGGCGGCATGCTCACCAACTGGAAGACGATCAGCCAGTCGATCAAGCGTCTCAAGACTCTGGAAGAGCAGCTTTCAGGCGACACCCACGGGCTGACCAAGAAGGAAATCCTCCAGCTCACGCGCGAGCGCGACAAGCTGGACATGTCGCTGGGCGGCATCCGCGACATGGGCGGTATTCCCGACGTCATGATCGTGATCGACGCCAACAAGGAAGATCTCGCCATCAAGGAAGCCAACGTGCTTGGCATTCCGGTGGTCGGTGTGCTCGATTCGAACGTCGATCCGACCGGCATCGCTTTCCCCGTCCCGGGTAACGACGACGCCAGCCGCGCGGTGCGCCTCTATTGCGAGGCGTTCGGCGAGGCCGCGAAGAAGAACTCGGGTGGTGGCAAGAACGTCGGCGAGATGGAAAATCCGCCGGCAGAGGCCGAAGCCGCCGCCTGA